One genomic region from bacterium encodes:
- the yidC gene encoding membrane protein insertase YidC — protein sequence MNLDKKTILAFLLIGLVFLFVQSPIYQKLFFAQNYQKQMAAKEAKAAADDSLGTVAAKNEVLPAETLASAPIDSVRQTMLTEQQIPAREITVETDLYTAVLSTRGGTLQGWTLKKYQKAPKEPVSLLPVNSRENLGLDFVTREEDTLRTGLYNFSCEAPDKLVADPAGTTITFTRQLDKGRTISKSYTFHNGRYDFDLEVSLVGMGSLVADKSYELIAPNGLESSEVRMSEDMYYAKAAIAAAGRVNKITKTAGVLEKESGSIEWVAVRTKYFAYAIIPRTAKGTFATILGKEYAWSGDDKLKWKKFAIGLGMPLVRDNSRDRFTIFIGPMHDDLLKSYKIGLEKFMDMGMKIIQPFSIAILWTFKKLYAVIPNYGLVLILFALIIKLITAPLTHKSTVSMKRMQALQPRMEELKEKYAKDPQKLNQETMKLYKEEGVNPMGGCLPILLQMPLLWALFIVFRTTISLRQQGFFWWIKDLSGPDTVYTLPFTIPWYGNGVNILPILMGVTMIIQQKMSISDPKQKAMVYFMPIFMTLLFNNFPSGLNLYYTLFNIIAIIHQKYFMGLDEVAVAPAKRKV from the coding sequence ATGAATCTCGATAAAAAGACTATCCTCGCCTTTCTGCTCATCGGACTGGTGTTTCTCTTTGTCCAGAGCCCGATCTATCAGAAGCTTTTCTTTGCGCAAAATTATCAGAAACAAATGGCTGCCAAGGAGGCGAAAGCGGCTGCAGACGATTCGCTCGGCACCGTCGCCGCCAAGAACGAGGTGCTTCCCGCGGAGACCCTCGCAAGCGCGCCGATCGACTCGGTGCGCCAAACCATGCTGACCGAGCAGCAAATCCCTGCCCGCGAGATCACGGTTGAGACCGACCTCTATACAGCAGTCCTCTCGACCCGGGGCGGCACGCTGCAGGGCTGGACGCTCAAAAAGTACCAGAAAGCCCCCAAGGAACCGGTCTCCCTGCTTCCGGTGAACAGCCGGGAAAACCTCGGTCTCGATTTCGTCACCCGGGAAGAAGATACCCTCAGAACCGGATTGTACAACTTTTCTTGCGAAGCACCGGATAAGCTGGTGGCGGACCCTGCCGGCACCACCATCACTTTTACACGGCAGCTGGATAAGGGGCGAACCATCAGTAAAAGTTATACCTTCCATAACGGACGCTACGATTTCGATCTCGAGGTTTCCTTGGTGGGAATGGGTTCGCTCGTCGCCGACAAATCCTATGAACTCATAGCACCCAACGGTCTCGAATCTTCAGAAGTGCGCATGTCGGAGGATATGTATTACGCCAAGGCCGCCATCGCAGCAGCCGGACGCGTCAACAAAATCACAAAGACAGCGGGCGTGCTGGAGAAGGAGAGCGGCAGCATCGAATGGGTAGCGGTGCGCACCAAGTACTTCGCCTATGCGATCATCCCCAGGACCGCCAAGGGAACCTTTGCCACCATCCTCGGGAAAGAGTATGCCTGGAGTGGCGATGACAAACTAAAGTGGAAAAAATTCGCAATCGGTCTGGGAATGCCGCTAGTCCGCGACAACAGCCGCGACCGCTTCACGATCTTCATTGGTCCGATGCACGATGATCTCCTCAAATCCTATAAGATCGGCCTGGAAAAGTTCATGGATATGGGCATGAAAATCATCCAGCCCTTCAGCATCGCCATCCTCTGGACCTTTAAAAAGCTCTATGCAGTGATACCAAATTACGGGCTGGTGTTGATCCTTTTTGCGCTGATCATCAAACTGATCACCGCTCCCTTGACCCACAAGAGTACTGTCTCGATGAAGCGGATGCAGGCGCTGCAGCCGCGCATGGAAGAGCTGAAAGAAAAATATGCCAAGGATCCACAGAAGCTCAATCAGGAGACGATGAAGCTTTACAAAGAAGAGGGCGTCAACCCGATGGGGGGGTGTCTGCCCATCCTGCTGCAGATGCCGTTGCTTTGGGCGCTCTTCATCGTCTTCCGCACCACCATCTCGCTGCGGCAGCAGGGATTTTTCTGGTGGATCAAGGATCTCTCCGGGCCGGATACCGTTTACACCCTTCCCTTCACCATTCCCTGGTATGGTAACGGGGTCAATATCCTCCCCATCCTGATGGGCGTGACGATGATCATCCAGCAAAAGATGTCGATCAGTGATCCGAAGCAGAAGGCTATGGTCTATTTTATGCCGATCTTTATGACCCTGCTGTTCAATAACTTCCCTTCGGGCCTCAATCTCTACTATACCCTGTTCAACATTATCGCCATCATCCACCAAAAATATTTCATGGGATTGGATGAGGTGGCGGTGGCACCGGCCAAACGTAAGGTTTGA
- the mnmE gene encoding tRNA uridine-5-carboxymethylaminomethyl(34) synthesis GTPase MnmE: MKTDDSDIIVALATPPGSGALAIIRVSGPDCRTWFDPLFSGRTRVAGAKPGRFYGRLIDPLGPEGAPCREMDEVIIHTYKAPHSFTGEDMVEINCHGGMVVVQRILEVLLRQGARLAQPGEFSRRAFMQGRLDLLQAEAIADLIAARGRLGADLSLQQLHGTLSERIRELAQNLRQSCALLELELDFSEEEVFADRTLLESKVEEAHGEISRILDTWRYGRVLREGARVVLAGKVNVGKSTLMNRLLRQDRAIVSPIPGTTRDTLEEGVNLDGQFFRLIDTAGLRDHAETVEQEGIARTLAAIETADILLLLFDVHSPLDDCDRRLLEWGAESRERMVLRVLNKCDLERCEATAAEPALAGALEISCRTGAGIEPLQQALSGCIRHWRPDEEGVVITRLRHFEALKRAQEHLRLAQQSLAEQQHGEFIALDLRAALNELGGVTGAVSSADILNDIFSAFCIGK, encoded by the coding sequence GTGAAAACGGACGATAGCGATATCATTGTCGCGTTGGCGACGCCGCCGGGATCTGGTGCATTGGCCATCATCCGCGTCAGCGGTCCAGATTGCCGTACCTGGTTTGACCCGCTTTTTTCTGGACGGACGCGTGTGGCCGGAGCGAAGCCTGGGCGGTTCTACGGGCGGCTCATCGATCCGCTGGGGCCGGAAGGTGCACCATGCCGGGAGATGGATGAGGTCATCATCCACACTTACAAGGCGCCGCATTCCTTCACCGGTGAGGATATGGTGGAGATCAACTGCCATGGTGGCATGGTCGTGGTGCAGCGCATTCTGGAGGTCCTGCTGCGACAGGGAGCAAGGCTGGCGCAACCGGGAGAATTCAGCCGGCGCGCCTTCATGCAGGGGCGTCTCGATCTGCTCCAGGCGGAGGCGATTGCCGATCTCATCGCGGCGCGCGGACGTCTCGGGGCCGATCTCTCCCTGCAACAGCTCCACGGCACACTATCGGAGCGGATCCGGGAGCTGGCGCAGAACCTGCGGCAGAGCTGTGCGCTGCTGGAGCTCGAACTCGACTTCAGCGAAGAGGAGGTCTTCGCTGACCGCACCTTGCTGGAAAGCAAGGTCGAAGAGGCACATGGAGAGATCAGCAGGATCCTCGATACCTGGCGCTATGGCCGGGTGCTTCGCGAGGGGGCTCGTGTCGTCCTCGCTGGCAAGGTCAATGTCGGAAAATCGACGCTGATGAACCGGTTGCTGAGGCAGGACCGAGCCATTGTCTCCCCCATTCCGGGAACCACACGCGACACCCTCGAGGAGGGCGTCAACCTGGACGGACAGTTTTTCAGACTCATCGATACCGCGGGGCTGCGCGACCATGCCGAAACGGTGGAGCAGGAGGGCATCGCGAGGACTCTTGCGGCCATCGAAACGGCCGATATTCTCCTTCTTCTCTTTGATGTCCATTCGCCTCTCGACGACTGCGACCGGCGGCTCCTTGAATGGGGTGCAGAAAGTCGGGAACGGATGGTGCTGCGGGTGCTGAACAAGTGCGATCTCGAGCGCTGTGAAGCGACCGCGGCAGAACCGGCTCTGGCGGGAGCGCTGGAAATTTCGTGCCGCACCGGGGCGGGGATTGAGCCCCTCCAGCAGGCGTTGAGTGGTTGTATCCGCCATTGGCGCCCCGATGAGGAAGGGGTGGTGATCACCCGGTTGCGTCATTTTGAAGCCCTGAAGCGGGCACAGGAGCATCTACGACTAGCGCAGCAAAGCCTGGCGGAACAGCAGCATGGCGAGTTCATCGCACTCGATCTGCGCGCCGCATTGAATGAGTTGGGTGGGGTGACTGGGGCCGTCAGCAGTGCCGATATTCTGAACGATATTTTTTCAGCCTTTTGTATCGGAAAATAG
- the mnmG gene encoding tRNA uridine-5-carboxymethylaminomethyl(34) synthesis enzyme MnmG, producing MDRNAHDFDVVVIGGGHAGCEAALAAARMGAATLLISQNLFAIGQMSCNPAIGGLAKGHLVKEIDALGGAMGLIADETAIQFRMLNGSKGPAVWSPRTQNDRLLYAQRMRQLLEEQKGLALRQQTVKALLVDAGRVRGLITEVDTPLYADRVILCAGTFLNGLIHVGMSHFPGGRNGEPNAAGLTEQLAACGLRAGRLKTGTPPRIDGRSIDFAAMAEQRGDIKIVPFSHRHEHLDYPQCAFYLTRTRAETHAILRSGLGRSPLYQGVIQGVGPRYCPSIEDKIHRFADKESHQLFLEPEGRTTQEYYLNGFSTSLPEEIQLAAVRSIPGLEKAHLTRLGYAIEYDYFYPSQLWPTLETKPIAGLYLAGQINGTSGYEEAAAQGLMAGINAVLSIRGEAPFILSRQEAYIGVLIDDLVTKELSEPYRMFTSLAENRLQLRQDNADLRLMAYGHALGLIDAAALQRTERLRAEIAAARRRLETLKPDPAAINPLLERAGTAPLTQRESLAQLLKRPQVRLADFAGLEGDPLYAADSPFWRRVREEVEIEIKYAGFLQRQQEQIRRMADLETTLIPESTDYSGMTALSKESREKLQRIRPRTLGQASRILGVGPEDLSVLMLYLARRPRRAEVPRGTQISGEENAAGE from the coding sequence GTGGATCGTAACGCGCACGATTTCGATGTGGTGGTCATCGGCGGCGGCCATGCCGGCTGCGAGGCAGCCCTAGCGGCGGCCCGTATGGGCGCGGCCACTCTGTTGATCAGCCAAAACCTTTTCGCCATCGGACAGATGTCCTGCAATCCGGCCATCGGCGGCCTGGCCAAGGGGCATCTGGTCAAGGAGATCGATGCCCTCGGCGGTGCGATGGGTCTGATCGCGGACGAGACGGCGATCCAGTTCCGCATGCTCAACGGCTCCAAGGGACCTGCGGTCTGGTCGCCGCGCACCCAGAATGATCGTCTCCTCTATGCCCAGCGCATGCGCCAGCTGCTAGAGGAGCAGAAAGGGCTGGCGTTGCGTCAGCAGACGGTCAAGGCGCTGTTGGTGGATGCGGGGCGCGTGCGCGGCCTGATCACCGAGGTGGATACCCCATTGTATGCCGACCGGGTTATTCTCTGCGCCGGCACCTTCCTTAACGGCCTGATACATGTCGGGATGAGCCATTTTCCCGGCGGCCGCAATGGCGAACCCAACGCCGCCGGCCTCACCGAGCAGCTTGCGGCCTGCGGCCTCCGAGCAGGCCGCCTCAAGACCGGCACGCCGCCGCGTATAGATGGGCGCAGTATCGATTTTGCAGCGATGGCCGAACAGCGCGGAGACATCAAGATCGTACCCTTCTCGCATCGTCATGAGCACCTCGACTATCCCCAATGCGCCTTCTACCTCACGCGAACCCGTGCGGAGACGCACGCTATCCTGCGCTCGGGATTGGGGCGCTCTCCCCTCTATCAGGGGGTGATCCAGGGCGTCGGCCCGCGTTATTGCCCCTCCATCGAGGATAAAATCCACCGCTTCGCAGATAAGGAGAGTCACCAGCTCTTTCTTGAGCCCGAGGGCCGCACGACCCAGGAGTACTACCTCAACGGTTTTTCCACCAGTCTGCCCGAAGAGATCCAACTCGCCGCGGTCCGCTCGATTCCCGGACTCGAGAAGGCGCACCTGACCCGGCTGGGTTATGCCATCGAATATGATTATTTTTACCCCAGCCAACTCTGGCCGACCCTGGAGACCAAGCCGATCGCGGGGCTCTATCTCGCTGGCCAGATCAACGGGACCTCCGGATATGAAGAGGCCGCCGCTCAGGGATTGATGGCGGGCATCAACGCCGTACTCTCCATCCGCGGCGAAGCCCCCTTCATCCTCTCCCGTCAGGAGGCGTATATCGGGGTCCTCATCGATGATTTGGTCACCAAGGAACTCTCCGAACCCTACCGCATGTTCACCTCGCTCGCCGAGAACCGACTGCAGCTGCGCCAGGACAATGCCGATCTGCGTCTGATGGCGTACGGCCATGCCCTGGGTCTGATTGATGCCGCGGCGCTGCAGCGAACCGAACGGCTGCGCGCCGAGATCGCCGCCGCCCGGCGGCGTCTCGAAACCCTCAAGCCGGATCCCGCAGCGATCAATCCACTGCTGGAGCGGGCGGGCACGGCCCCGCTGACCCAACGTGAGAGCCTGGCGCAGCTGCTCAAGCGTCCGCAAGTGCGCCTCGCCGATTTTGCAGGGCTCGAGGGCGACCCCCTCTATGCAGCCGATTCGCCCTTCTGGCGCCGCGTCCGCGAGGAGGTGGAGATCGAGATTAAATATGCCGGCTTCTTGCAGCGGCAGCAGGAGCAAATCCGACGCATGGCCGATCTTGAAACGACTCTGATCCCGGAGTCGACCGATTACAGCGGCATGACGGCGCTCTCCAAGGAGAGCCGCGAGAAGCTGCAGCGCATCCGGCCGCGCACCCTGGGGCAGGCCTCGCGCATTTTAGGGGTGGGGCCGGAGGATCTTTCGGTCCTGATGCTCTACCTCGCCCGCCGACCCCGGCGCGCAGAGGTTCCACGTGGAACCCAGATCAGCGGAGAGGAAAATGCTGCCGGAGAATAA
- the rsmG gene encoding 16S rRNA (guanine(527)-N(7))-methyltransferase RsmG, producing the protein MLPENKIALLQLANDVNLQAPQQEMAAHYVELIETWNRHTNLVSRQDIGRLVSRHLRESFWFCLPQVLGEATRVLDLGSGAGFPGVPMKILQGALRLTLLDSRQRKALFLAEVVRSMGWRDVEVCCDRAENLPVRAPGMRFELVVCRAVSCLTELWRWAEPLLQPGGRLAALKGGNLAPEVNRLKMKRPALEVQWHAMPQLTDDPTADRTMILIHKF; encoded by the coding sequence ATGCTGCCGGAGAATAAAATTGCTTTGTTGCAGCTTGCAAATGATGTAAATTTGCAGGCGCCGCAGCAGGAGATGGCGGCACACTATGTTGAGCTGATCGAGACGTGGAATCGCCACACCAATCTGGTTTCTCGTCAGGACATAGGCCGCTTGGTTTCGCGGCATCTGCGCGAGTCGTTTTGGTTCTGCCTGCCACAGGTTCTCGGTGAGGCCACGCGGGTGCTCGATCTCGGCAGCGGCGCCGGCTTTCCCGGCGTGCCGATGAAGATCCTCCAGGGAGCATTGCGCCTCACCCTCCTCGATTCGCGGCAGCGGAAGGCCCTCTTTCTCGCCGAGGTCGTACGTAGTATGGGGTGGCGCGATGTCGAGGTTTGCTGTGATCGCGCCGAGAACCTCCCCGTCCGCGCGCCGGGCATGCGTTTTGAACTAGTCGTTTGCCGTGCCGTCTCCTGCCTTACGGAGCTGTGGCGATGGGCAGAACCGCTGCTGCAGCCCGGTGGGCGCCTGGCAGCACTCAAAGGCGGCAATCTGGCGCCGGAGGTGAACCGGCTCAAAATGAAACGCCCGGCCCTGGAGGTGCAATGGCACGCCATGCCGCAACTGACCGACGATCCGACTGCGGACCGCACCATGATTCTGATTCACAAGTTCTGA
- the murQ gene encoding N-acetylmuramic acid 6-phosphate etherase, translating to MVSKTIFEEIKNLTTEARNPATRHIDQQSIGDILHLINDEDLKVAAVVRTEIPYIEQAVQLVVQAFKEGGRLLYVGAGTSGRLGVLDASECPPTFGVSPDMVQGIIAGGYKALMSAQEGAEDRLEMGAQDLLARNPTPRDVVCGIAASRRTPYVIGAIDKARALGCKTLYITCNPRQEMNIQVDVAICPVVGPEVVMGSTRMKAGTATKLILNMITTTAMIQLGKVWENMMVDLQMTSKKLEERSKKIVMQAAQVDYETAEATLKQAGGHVKTALVMIAAGVSAAEARELLSRGEGFVHRAIALHS from the coding sequence ATCGTGTCCAAGACGATCTTCGAAGAGATCAAAAACCTCACCACCGAAGCACGCAATCCTGCCACGCGTCATATCGACCAGCAGTCCATTGGCGATATTCTCCATCTCATCAACGACGAGGACCTCAAGGTCGCCGCAGTCGTACGCACTGAAATACCCTATATCGAACAGGCGGTTCAGCTGGTCGTTCAGGCCTTCAAGGAGGGGGGACGGCTGTTATATGTGGGCGCCGGTACCAGCGGCCGCCTCGGGGTACTGGATGCCTCCGAATGCCCACCGACCTTCGGCGTGAGCCCGGATATGGTCCAAGGGATCATCGCCGGCGGCTACAAGGCCCTGATGAGCGCCCAGGAGGGGGCTGAAGACCGTCTTGAGATGGGCGCCCAGGATCTCCTGGCCAGGAATCCAACTCCGCGCGATGTCGTCTGCGGCATAGCCGCCAGCCGGCGCACCCCCTACGTCATCGGGGCCATCGACAAGGCGCGCGCTCTCGGCTGCAAAACACTCTATATCACCTGCAATCCCCGCCAGGAGATGAACATCCAGGTCGATGTGGCCATTTGCCCGGTCGTTGGCCCCGAGGTGGTCATGGGCTCCACCCGGATGAAGGCCGGAACCGCTACCAAGCTCATTCTCAATATGATCACCACCACCGCGATGATCCAGCTGGGCAAGGTCTGGGAAAATATGATGGTCGATCTGCAGATGACCTCCAAAAAGCTCGAAGAACGCTCCAAAAAGATCGTCATGCAGGCCGCCCAGGTGGACTATGAGACCGCCGAGGCCACCCTGAAACAGGCTGGCGGCCATGTCAAAACCGCTTTGGTGATGATCGCCGCCGGGGTTTCCGCCGCAGAGGCGCGCGAGCTGCTCTCCCGCGGCGAGGGCTTTGTCCATCGCGCTATTGCCTTGCACAGCTGA